Proteins from a genomic interval of Papaver somniferum cultivar HN1 chromosome 4, ASM357369v1, whole genome shotgun sequence:
- the LOC113274913 gene encoding phosphomannomutase, with protein MAVRRPGLIALFDVDGTLTAPRKEVTPKMLEFMRNLRKEITVGVVGGSDLVKITEQLGKSVLTDYDYVFSENGLVAHKDGKLIGTESLKSFIANDQLKEFINFTLHYIADLDIPIKRGTFMEFRSGMINVSPIGRNCSQEERDDFEKYDKIHNVRPKMVSVLREKFAHLNLTFSIGGQISFDVFPQGWDKTYCLRYLEEFQEIHFFGDKTYKGGNDHEIYESERTVGHTVTSPDETAEQCTSLFLAKQA; from the exons ATGGCTGTAAGAAGACCTGGTTTGATTGCTTTGTTTGATGTTGATGGCACACTTACAGCTCCAAGAAAG GAAGTGACTCCAAAGATGTTAGAGTTCATGAGAAATCTAAGAAAG GAAATTACTGTTGGTGTTGTTGGGGGATCTGATCTTGTTAAGATTACAGAACAACTTGGGAAATCAG TTCTAACGGATTACGATTACGTGTTCTCTGAGAATGGTCTTGTTGCTCACAAAGATGGGAAATTGATTGGCACTGAG AGCTTGAAATCGTTCATTGCAAACGATCAACTCAAG GAATTTATCAATTTTACACTGCATTATATTGCTGATTTGGATATCCCAATCAAAAG GGGAACATTTATGGAATTCAGAAGTGGGATGATTAATGTATCACCAATTGGGCGGAATTGTAGTCAAGAAGAACGAGATGACTTCGAGAAGTATGACAAG ATTCACAACGTTCGACCTAAAATGGTCTCTGTCCTTAGAGAGAAGTTTGCTCACCTCAACCTAACATTTTCCATCGGGGGACAGATCAGTTTTGAT GTTTTCCCTCAAGGTTGGGACAAGACATACTGTTTGAGATACCTAGAGGAGTTTCAAGAAATTCACTTTTTCGGGGACAAAACTTACAAG GGAGGAAATGATCACGAGATTTATGAGTCAGAGCGAACAGTGGGTCACACAG TCACCAGCCCTGACGAAACAGCAGAGCAGTGCACATCGCTCTTTCTTGCCAAGCAGGCTTGA
- the LOC113274912 gene encoding splicing factor-like protein 1, which yields MRRTRRINSSINASKHKTHAEKLVEEITGKASKESVVQLTSDSDCRNCKVKKEKPTKAKVEESVRINSDEKKRTLDAALGKLGSVEVHPSLKKCNSEQYLKPKVVVGPAVTPLTDGSRTPGSFCSNESTSEKQERSGSSGKRGRSRWDSQSEGEGEGNEGDRGGKRRKTKWTDNGSLLKKLGPLKLPDFVKVPVSIADPQRHELNERLSVINSKLQRKDLHDDWPEEEWSPFPPPLDDNLEFGMNSKDVKLREKLIQERQAIISRLIQKNPTFRSPPPEPKPSVFFKKLYLPVREYPGYNFFGLIIGPRGNTQKRMEKETGAKITIKGKASGNDGEKMVVRSGNEDLHVLVQADNQKSVDEAVSKVEKLLIPIDEGLNDHKHAQLQELSKICRVCGEEGHKSYDCPCRSSSFNSSCSRCGRSHVSFTCPFMAPSLSNSGGKNSSGSSPSYWSYSQSSIKSTPPTVESKIRIEVDDRNLFVGHLPLTVDKNRLMELFSPFGTLVEAKVIKDRNAGFHKDYGFVRYDSAVNAAAAVAAMNGYLIDGKTLAVKLAGNVHVPGLSPRISVLSKYPATIFKDSPSQTTCPCPPGPMLSSPRTPIYKCDALGLPPISIFPGHYDSSSGKKLPSSQGSSSYRFPSSSPSSVVWFPGSRSRISHGYRSNFFSTPTSSQSPQLYLTPPVASRLTPLSY from the coding sequence ATGCGGCGGACTAGAAGAATAAATTCCTCTATTAATGCTTCAAAACATAAAACTCATGCtgagaagctggttgaagaaatTACTGGGAAGGCATCGAAAGAATCTGTGGTTCAGTTAACCTCAGATAGTGATTGCAGAAACTGTAAAGTAAAGAAAGAGAAACCAACTAAGGCGAAAGTTGAAGAATCTGTACGTATTAATTCGGATGAAAAAAAGAGAACGTTGGATGCAGCATTAGGTAAATTGGGATCTGTGGAAGTTCACCCTTCGTTGAAAAAGTGCAACTCTGAGCAATATTTGAAACCAAAAGTAGTGGTTGGACCTGCTGTTACCCCTCTGACTGATGGAAGTAGAACTCCAGGGTCATTCTGTAGTAATGAAAGTACTTCTGAGAAGCAGGAACGTAGTGGAAGTTCTGGAAAGCGAGGCCGTAGTAGATGGGATTCACAGTCTGAAGGTGAAGGGGAAGGAAATGAAGGTGATAGGGGTGGCAAAAGGAGGAAAACTAAGTGGACTGACAATGGTTCCCTACTTAAAAAACTCGGTCCATTAAAATTGCCTGACTTCGTTAAAGTACCTGTTTCCATTGCTGATCCACAAAGGCACGAGCTGAATGAACGACTTTCAGTTATAAACAGTAAGCTGCAGAGAAAAGATCTCCATGATGATTGGCCAGAGGAAGAATGGTCTCCTTTTCCCCCACCACTGGATGATAACTTGGAGTTCGGAATGAACTCAAAGGATGTCAAATTACGTGAAAAACTTATTCAAGAACGACAAGCTATAATATCAAGGTTGATTCAGAAGAACCCCACCTTCAGAAGTCCCCCTCCTGAACCAAAGCCCTCGGTGTTTTTTAAGAAACTTTACTTACCAGTCAGGGAATATCCAGGGTATAACTTTTTTGGTCTTATAATTGGTCCAAGAGGAAATACACAAAAGCGAATGGAGAAAGAAACTGGAGCTAAGATCACGATTAAAGGAAAAGCTTCaggaaatgatggagaaaaaatggTTGTTCGTTCTGGCAATGAAGATTTGCATGTCTTGGTCCAGGCAGATAACCAGAAATCAGTGGATGAAGCTGTATCAAAAGTCGAGAAGCTACTCATTCCCATTGATGAAGGACTGAATGATCACAAACATGCCCAGTTACAGGAACTTTCCAAAATATGCAGAGTCTGTGGTGAGGAGGGCCACAAGAGTTATGATTGCCCTTGCAGGAGTTCATCTTTTAATAGCTCATGCAGCAGATGTGGTAGAAGCCATGTCTCTTTCACTTGCCCTTTTATGGCACCAAGTCTGAGTAACAGTGGTGGGAAGAATTCGTCGGGTAGTTCACCATCTTACTGGTCTTATTCTCAGTCCAGCATTAAGTCAACTCCACCAACTGTCGAGAGTAAAATCCGTATAGAAGTTGATGACAGAAATCTATTTGTGGGTCATCTACCCTTAACTGTGGATAAAAATCGGTTGATGGAGCTATTTTCTCCTTTTGGCACTCTCGTGGAAGCTAAGGTGATCAAGGACCGAAACGCAGGTTTCCATAAGGATTATGGTTTTGTTAGGTATGACAGTGCTGTAAATGCCGCTGCAGCTGTAGCAGCCATGAATGGGTACCTTATTGATGGGAAAACATTGGCAGTGAAGCTAGCTGGAAATGTGCATGTACCAGGATTATCCCCTAGGATATCTGTGCTTTCAAAATACCCTGCAACCATATTCAAAGATAGCCCGAGTCAGACAACTTGCCCATGCCCACCAGGACCGATGCTGTCGTCGCCTCGAACTCCCATTTATAAGTGTGATGCCTTAGGTTTACCACCTATATCTATCTTCCCTGGCCACTATGATTCTTCTTCaggaaaaaagttaccttcatcTCAGGGATCATCATCATACCGTTTCCCGAGTTCGTCACCCAGTTCAGTTGTGTGGTTCCCTGGTAGTCGGAGCCGAATCTCCCACGGTTACAGATCAAACTTTTTCAGCACACCAACAAGTAGTCAATCTCCACAACTTTATCTTACTCCACCAGTGGCCAGCAGACTGACACCTCTTTCTTACTAG